A DNA window from Roseovarius sp. Pro17 contains the following coding sequences:
- a CDS encoding iron-containing alcohol dehydrogenase — MSTLMAVEGLRAFHAALPTVCETPSDLETRGKTLYGAWLCGTVLGQVGMSLHHKLCHVLGGAFDLPHAQTHAVMLPHTIAFNVSAAGSLLDPLREIFGNTNVGQALAAFADTVGAPRASDTMPEGGRPLYHQRQAACGAAPTCPQHVTTLVRPR; from the coding sequence GTGTCCACGCTTATGGCAGTGGAGGGGCTTCGCGCGTTCCACGCCGCGCTGCCGACCGTCTGCGAAACCCCAAGCGATCTCGAGACACGTGGCAAGACGCTTTATGGCGCTTGGCTATGTGGCACCGTTCTGGGACAGGTCGGCATGTCGCTGCATCACAAGCTCTGCCATGTGCTGGGCGGTGCGTTCGACCTGCCCCACGCCCAGACCCACGCGGTGATGCTGCCCCACACCATCGCGTTCAACGTCAGCGCGGCAGGCTCGCTTCTTGATCCGCTCCGCGAGATTTTCGGCAACACTAATGTCGGCCAGGCGCTTGCCGCTTTCGCCGACACAGTCGGGGCACCTCGGGCATCTGATACGATGCCCGAGGGCGGCCGGCCGTTGTACCATCAGCGGCAAGCGGCCTGCGGGGCCGCCCCAACGTGCCCGCAACACGTAACTACCCTCGTTCGACCCAGATGA
- a CDS encoding sugar dehydrogenase complex small subunit — MAQSKVTTPATLTRRGLLSAVSAMSVLSLSQWPGRALAADLDVDAFLALSQELVGQDNLSTDIASSMLTAFSAIGREDDISALAAGESDDDLANSIVASWYTGESPDSDDLQMLSYTDALIWQAMDYTKPLAFCGGGVGYWSDPPEA; from the coding sequence ATGGCTCAATCCAAAGTTACGACCCCGGCAACCCTCACGCGCCGCGGCTTATTATCTGCGGTTTCGGCAATGTCGGTGCTGTCTCTTTCGCAATGGCCGGGACGGGCGCTGGCTGCCGATCTGGATGTCGACGCTTTCCTTGCGTTGTCGCAGGAACTGGTCGGGCAGGACAATCTATCCACGGATATCGCATCCAGCATGCTAACGGCCTTCTCCGCGATTGGTCGCGAGGATGATATTTCCGCCTTGGCGGCGGGCGAAAGCGACGATGATTTGGCCAATTCCATCGTGGCATCTTGGTATACCGGGGAATCGCCAGATTCAGACGATTTGCAAATGCTAAGCTACACCGATGCATTGATCTGGCAGGCGATGGATTACACCAAGCCGTTGGCTTTCTGCGGTG